A single Gemmatimonadota bacterium DNA region contains:
- a CDS encoding efflux RND transporter permease subunit — protein sequence MKLSRFAIFKPISTIMIALSLVVMGFISLVKLPLEYLPSVTFPVLFVSIRYPSSSPEEIERFITRPIEEILGTMPGIENMGSTSNESSSTIRLEFAMDADMDLVGIHLRDRLDQVRADLPEDVDYIGIKSFDTEDIPALEYTVSWIGEDPEDFIAVYNQRLSPRLQRLDGVASVELRGLQQKDLLVEVDQRAMTAHKLDFRTINRALRRNNINISAGYVTDGDRRFAVRSVGEFETVDQIRNLPIRPNLMLSDVAAVTYDYPPARRFDRLDGIPSLYLSVYKSSTANMVDVCKRARKELDRINEEVGKDNLRILLVRDQSTDVIASIISLSQSAIMGGLLAVIAIFIFLRNFRSTLIIGSAIPISALTVFLMMYFLRQSGTDITLNLISMMGLMVAIGMLVDPAVVALENIFRKCFDEGQGAKQAALEGSEEIGLPVLAATLTTVCVFVPVIFVTDSGTSLFMRQFSVTVVVSVIASFCVALSLIPLAASRAFDKGGQTLDRVLKSIFVLAASVGVGAYIYYTDFSEVDYGGMWDAFARTIAGLPLFAKIGFPAAIALVIFLYFRYRAIGARALYARVVANTLHYRWATLSVACVLLFLGNHIYGKIEQAPFRYQPTRAIRLTVEMPRTYDLEQASNTFKIAENILIPLKEELDIEAIATKFNTGNRQGKRNALLTIYLTPAEESKLMTDEVQHRIIALLPKDIPGVRFRPRGGKSGGTAGVGVELKGRKQEILEVLAEDIEMSMQGMPGVHEIETSLETGMEEIRVVVNRERAQRYGISPRDIATNIASALGSRGASHFKTPNGEIDITVQLREEDRANLEQLKTTEFESDKGGMVAFSSLADFNLIQGPNAISREDRMPTLTVFASTEQKAVFSVGQIMKARMENVPLPDGYKYQMDRRFKSMDAERERDFETMIFALVLIYIIMASLFESYVHPLTIMFCIFFAFIGVALGLYTFKIAMDSNAKYGLLVLFGIVVNNGIVLVDHINRYRKQGFVRRDAIIRGGQDRLRPIMMTATTTIIGLMPLVIPMLFGHAEGTARRWGPIGLVVVSGLSISTILTLVLLPTMYSLMDDLSQFARRVVAVARVR from the coding sequence ATGAAGCTCAGTCGTTTTGCCATTTTTAAGCCCATTAGCACGATTATGATCGCACTTAGTCTTGTGGTGATGGGTTTTATTTCCCTGGTCAAGTTGCCGCTTGAATATTTGCCCAGCGTGACGTTTCCGGTCCTTTTTGTGTCTATTCGGTATCCTTCTTCGTCCCCAGAGGAAATTGAACGGTTTATCACGCGACCGATTGAAGAGATATTGGGTACTATGCCTGGCATTGAAAATATGGGATCCACATCCAATGAGTCTTCTTCGACCATTCGCCTGGAATTTGCAATGGATGCGGATATGGATCTCGTTGGCATTCATTTGCGCGACAGGCTCGATCAGGTTCGCGCAGATTTGCCCGAAGACGTGGATTATATTGGGATTAAAAGTTTTGATACCGAAGATATTCCGGCTCTCGAATATACTGTTTCGTGGATCGGTGAAGATCCCGAAGACTTCATCGCGGTTTATAACCAGCGCCTGTCGCCTCGATTGCAGCGGCTCGATGGCGTGGCAAGTGTTGAATTAAGGGGGTTACAGCAAAAGGATCTCCTCGTCGAGGTCGATCAACGGGCTATGACTGCGCACAAATTGGATTTTCGCACGATCAATCGCGCGCTTCGCAGAAATAATATTAATATCTCGGCGGGTTATGTCACCGATGGCGACAGGCGATTCGCTGTGCGAAGTGTGGGCGAGTTTGAGACTGTTGACCAGATTCGCAATCTGCCCATTCGCCCAAACCTGATGCTGTCCGATGTTGCAGCGGTTACGTACGATTATCCTCCCGCTCGTCGATTTGATCGACTCGATGGCATACCTTCTCTTTATCTTTCTGTGTATAAATCTTCAACGGCAAATATGGTCGATGTTTGCAAGCGCGCCCGCAAAGAACTCGACCGCATCAACGAGGAGGTTGGCAAAGATAATCTTCGAATACTTCTGGTTCGAGACCAGTCAACTGATGTTATTGCCAGCATAATCAGTCTCAGCCAATCGGCGATTATGGGCGGTCTCTTAGCCGTTATTGCCATCTTTATTTTTCTCCGCAACTTCCGCAGTACGCTCATCATTGGCTCCGCCATTCCAATTAGCGCGCTCACGGTGTTTCTCATGATGTATTTTTTGCGGCAATCGGGCACTGATATCACCTTGAATTTGATTTCGATGATGGGGCTGATGGTCGCTATTGGGATGCTCGTGGATCCCGCTGTTGTAGCTCTGGAGAATATTTTTCGCAAATGTTTTGATGAAGGTCAGGGTGCAAAACAGGCAGCGCTTGAGGGCAGTGAGGAAATTGGCCTCCCGGTTCTGGCTGCTACGCTTACGACTGTGTGTGTATTTGTGCCGGTCATTTTTGTGACTGATTCGGGCACTTCGCTCTTTATGCGGCAGTTCTCCGTGACAGTTGTCGTGTCTGTGATTGCATCGTTTTGTGTCGCGCTTTCTCTGATTCCATTGGCCGCATCTCGCGCTTTCGATAAAGGTGGCCAAACTCTTGACCGCGTTCTCAAGAGCATTTTTGTGCTCGCAGCAAGTGTTGGGGTGGGCGCGTATATATATTATACGGATTTCAGTGAGGTTGATTACGGGGGTATGTGGGACGCATTTGCGCGTACCATCGCTGGTTTGCCTTTATTTGCCAAAATTGGTTTTCCCGCGGCAATTGCACTGGTGATTTTTCTGTATTTTCGTTACCGCGCCATTGGTGCCAGAGCACTGTACGCGAGGGTGGTCGCCAATACTTTGCACTATCGCTGGGCAACGCTATCCGTTGCCTGTGTTCTTCTCTTTTTAGGCAATCACATCTACGGCAAAATAGAACAAGCCCCTTTCCGCTATCAACCCACCCGCGCGATCAGGCTGACGGTGGAGATGCCTCGTACGTACGATTTGGAGCAGGCGAGTAATACTTTCAAAATAGCCGAAAATATCCTTATTCCACTGAAAGAAGAACTGGATATAGAGGCTATTGCGACGAAGTTCAATACGGGTAATCGGCAGGGAAAGAGAAATGCACTTTTGACTATTTATCTCACGCCTGCAGAAGAAAGCAAGTTGATGACGGACGAAGTCCAGCACAGGATCATCGCGCTTCTTCCAAAGGATATTCCCGGTGTGCGTTTCAGACCTCGCGGGGGTAAGTCGGGCGGGACTGCGGGGGTGGGTGTTGAACTCAAAGGACGCAAGCAGGAAATTCTGGAGGTTCTGGCAGAGGATATTGAAATGAGTATGCAGGGGATGCCCGGCGTTCACGAGATTGAGACCAGCCTGGAGACGGGTATGGAAGAGATTCGCGTGGTTGTAAATCGCGAACGGGCACAGCGGTATGGCATTTCTCCGCGCGATATTGCTACGAATATCGCTTCGGCACTCGGGTCGCGCGGGGCTTCACACTTCAAAACACCCAATGGCGAGATCGATATTACCGTTCAACTCCGCGAAGAAGATCGCGCTAATCTCGAGCAGCTCAAAACAACGGAGTTTGAAAGTGATAAGGGCGGGATGGTTGCGTTCTCCAGTTTGGCCGATTTCAATCTCATACAAGGGCCTAATGCCATTTCCCGCGAAGACCGCATGCCCACGCTAACTGTGTTTGCCAGTACTGAACAAAAAGCAGTTTTCAGCGTGGGGCAGATTATGAAAGCGCGCATGGAAAACGTGCCTCTGCCCGATGGATATAAGTATCAGATGGATCGCCGCTTCAAGTCTATGGATGCAGAACGGGAACGGGATTTTGAGACGATGATTTTCGCGCTGGTTCTCATTTATATTATTATGGCTTCGCTCTTTGAATCCTATGTGCATCCGCTCACTATTATGTTCTGCATTTTCTTCGCATTCATTGGCGTCGCGCTCGGTCTCTACACTTTCAAGATCGCTATGGATAGCAATGCGAAGTACGGCCTTCTGGTGCTTTTTGGTATTGTGGTGAATAATGGCATTGTTCTGGTCGATCACATCAACAGATACCGAAAACAGGGGTTTGTTCGCCGCGATGCCATTATTCGCGGTGGGCAAGACCGCTTGCGTCCGATTATGATGACTGCCACGACCACTATTATTGGCCTGATGCCGCTGGTTATTCCAATGCTTTTTGGCCATGCCGAAGGCACAGCCCGCCGCTGGGGTCCCATCGGTCTGGTTGTGGTATCGGGGTTGTCCATTTCAACCATTCTGACGCTTGTTCTCCTGCCCACGATGTATTCGCTTATGGATGACCTCTCCCAATTTGCCAGGCGCGTTGTCGCGGTGGCTCGTGTGCGGTAA